The genomic region AGCACCACGCCGCCTACGTGGCCGGCGCCAACAACGCCCTCGCCCAGCTGGCCGAGGCGCGCGAAAAGGGTGACTTCGCCAACATCAACCGCCTCTCCAAGGACCTCGCGTTCCACACCGGCGGCCACATCAACCACTCCGTCTTCTGGAAGAACCTGTCCCCGGACGGCGGCGACAAGCCCGAGGGCGAGCTCGCGGCTGCCATCGACGACGCCTTCGGCTCCTTCGACGCTTTCCGCGCCCAGTTCAGCGCCGCGGCGCTGGGCCTGCAGGGTTCCGGCTGGGGTTTCCTGGCCTACGAGCCGATCGGCGGCAACCTGGTCATCGAACAGCTCTATGACCAGCAGGGCAACGTCGCACTTGGCACCACCCCGCTGCTGATGCTGGACATGTGGGAGCACGCCTTCTACCTGGACTACGTCAAC from Arthrobacter sp. NicSoilB8 harbors:
- a CDS encoding superoxide dismutase, coding for MTEYVLPELDYDYAALEPHISAKIMELHHSKHHAAYVAGANNALAQLAEAREKGDFANINRLSKDLAFHTGGHINHSVFWKNLSPDGGDKPEGELAAAIDDAFGSFDAFRAQFSAAALGLQGSGWGFLAYEPIGGNLVIEQLYDQQGNVALGTTPLLMLDMWEHAFYLDYVNVKADYVKAFWNIVNWADVAKRFDAARKNATGLITL